In one Rutidosis leptorrhynchoides isolate AG116_Rl617_1_P2 chromosome 8, CSIRO_AGI_Rlap_v1, whole genome shotgun sequence genomic region, the following are encoded:
- the LOC139861129 gene encoding guanosine nucleotide diphosphate dissociation inhibitor At5g09550-like: MDEEYDVIVLGTGLKECILSGLLSVDGLKVLHMDRNDYYGGESTSLNLNQLWKRFKGDEAPPEELGSSKDYNVDMVPKFMMANGTLVRVLIHTNVTKYLNFKAVDGSFVFNKGKVHKVPANDVEALKSPLMGLFEKRRARKFFIYVQDYDDTDPKSHEGMDVTKVPARDLTKKYGLDDNTVDFIGHALALYRNDSYLDQPAIDVIKRVKLYAESLARFQGGSPYIYPLYGLGELPQAFARLSAVYGGTYMLNKPECKVEFEDGKVVGVTSEGETAKCKKVVCDPSYLPDKVTKVGKVARAICIMSHPIPNTNDAHSTQVILPQKQLGRKSDMYLFCCSYSHNVAPKGKYIAFVTTEAETDNPEAELKPGIDLLGPVDQIFFDTYDRYEHTNQGAEDNCYISTSYDATTHFESTVEDVIAMYSKITGKTLDLSVDLSAASASNEE, from the exons ATGGATGAAGAATATGACGTCATAGTTCTGGGAACAGGTCTCAAGGAATGCATCCTCAGTGGTCTCCTATCTGTCGATGGCCTAAAA GTGCTACACATGGATAGAAATGACTACTATGGAGGAGAGTCAACTTCACTAAACCTAAACCAG CTCTGGAAGCGATTCAAGGGCGATGAAGCACCTCCTGAAGAACTAGGGTCAAGCAAAGATTACAATGTCGATATGGTCCCTAAG TTTATGATGGCTAATGGTACTTTGGTTCGTGTTCTAATTCACACTAATGTCACAAAATACCTTAATTTCAAGGCTGTTGATGGTAGCTTTGTGTTCAACAAAGGGAAG GTTCACAAAGTACCTGCAAATGACGTGGAAGCACTTAAATCTCCTCTAATGGGATTGTTTGAAAAGCGTCGTGCTCGAAAGTTCTTCATTTATGTTCAAGATTATGATGACACTGATCCAAAATCACACGAAGGAATGGATGTCACCAAAGTGCCAGCAAGAGATCTTAC GAAAAAATACGGGTTAGATGACAATACTGTTGATTTCATCGGGCATGCATTGGCACTCTATAGGAACGACAGTTACTTGGACCAGCCAGCTATAGATGTTATCAAGAGAGTTAAG CTTTATGCGGAGTCATTAGCTCGCTTTCAAGGCGGTTCGCCATATATTTACCCCCTCTACGGACTAGGAGAATTGCCTCAG GCATTTGCTCGCTTAAGTGCAGTCTATGGTGGCACCTACATGCTCAACAAACCAGAATGCAAG GTAGAGTTCGAAGATGGAAAAGTAGTCGGTGTGACATCAGAAGGAGAAACTGCTAAATGCAAAAAAGTAGTATGTGATCCCTCATATTTACCCGACAAG GTAACGAAAGTTGGTAAAGTAGCACGTGCGATATGCATCATGAGTCATCCTATCCCAAATACTAACGACGCTCATTCAACCCAAGTTATCCTCCCTCAAAAACAACTAGGCCGCAAATCTGACAT GTATCTGTTCTGCTGCTCGTATTCACACAATGTAGCCCCAAAAGGTAAGTACATAGCTTTTGTGACGACAGAGGCAGAAACAGATAATCCCGAGGCAGAACTTAAACCCGGGATCGATTTACTTGGGCCCGTGGATCAGATATTTTTCGATACTTATGACCGATATGAACACACAAACCAGGGTGCGGAAGATAACTGTTACATATCTACT AGTTATGATGCAACAACACATTTTGAGTCCACGGTGGAAGATGTGATTGCCATGTACAGCAAGATAACCGGAAAG ACTCTTGACTTAAGTGTGGATCTTAGTGCCGCAAGTGCTTCCAATGAGGAGTAG